ATTTAAAAGACAACAGGGGATCAAAAACATACCTTCAGATTGCAGCTTATGACAACAGAATTCGGCCGCCGTGCTAACTTATCCACATCATCAATGCCAATGACATCTATCTTGTTGTAAACATAAACACACTTGATATATTTGCGGTTTCCTTCAATGACATCAATAAGATCATCCACGGTAGCATCCTCGCGAAATAGAACCTGAAAAATAATCCATCAAGAATATCTGAGAGTAAGGAAACACCATTTAAGATCGAATCATATCGAGGGGTGCATACCTCTGCATTGTGAATTTTGTATTCATGTAGAATTTGATAACAGAGTTTCTCATCCACATGAGTCAAAGGTAATGTGCTGTTGAAAGAGATTCCTccagtttttttctttttaaaatatatctgAAAATGAAATAACACGTATATGAAGATACAGtaaaaaataccaaatcatTTGTTATGTGACAATTGTAATTCATCTCGAGACAAACAACAATTCAATACTTTAAAACCTACAAATATAGCTAATATATCATTGATTTACCACACAGACAACAGTCAGGAATGAACTTACTTGAGGAGGTCTCTTGTTTAAACGCAGACCCACAGATTCCAGTTCCCTGGTTAATATCTGGCGATGACCCTCACTCTGAAGTTTCCATAGCAAGATTAAATAGGCATAAGGAAAGAATTGATAAAAACAGGGAAAACAACAAgtcaaaaacagaaaaataacatAACTCTTGAACGTTTAATGGTATCGAGTTAACAATAATATTCAGGATTGAGGAAACAGACATTAATAGTTAAAACATTGACAAACTATGGCAACTATAAACATCATAAATGCATGACCATCTGTTGACAGTAACACCTTATGAGCATCCTAATCAagaatttcaccataaaaaataagcaaaatgaCCAATTCTTGAACCCCACTATTATGGTATGGATACTTACTTTAGAGGCATCAAGAACCATAAGCACAAGATCCGACGACTTGGCAACAGCAATAACCTGAGAAACAAGCAATctcataaaatattttgagataAAAAACAAAACGACTCAATCAAATTGAGCATAAGAATGAGATCAGATAGTTGAACggtaatgaaaaggaaaaagacatAATCTTATCTTTTTCTTAGTAGGAACTTTGAACGTAGGCATATAGCACCCTCAACCAACTTCAACATAACACTCAGCCAAAAAGAATGTTAAGCATTTAATCAAACAACATTTAAAGGAGAATGTTCAGCAGTTAATCAAACaacattcaataaaaaattttatcataatttccCTCACTTGGTAATGATGCATTTTATACCAAGAGACGAGAACATTCCACCAGATAAAACTAGAATCTGCAAATTTTTACCTGCCTTCCACGTCCTTTGCCTTCAGAAGCACCTTCAATAATTCCAGGAAGATCAAGTAGTTGGATCTTAGTATCGTTGTAGTGTATGATACCAGGAATGCATGTAAGTGTTGTGAACTCATAAGATGCAGCTTCTGAATGAGTTcctgttaacattgttaaaaggGTTGATTTCCCCACACTGTAGTCGAAATACAATGCAACAGTTAGCTTCCTCTCCAAAGAAAAAATGTAGACAGAGAGCACaaatttatgcatgttttactaATCAGAAAGTACACTATATGTTTTCCTAAATTAATTGCACAAGAAGATAGAGCAAGCATGCTGGATTCAAGGTCTCAGTATGCAAGTGATAAAGGTACAGACCTTGGAAATCCTATTAGTGCTACACGTCCATGACCAAATTTTGTAACTTCAAAACCATCTCCACCTGCACTAGAACCCTGACACATAGATTCGAAAGAAGTTTAAAGGACAAAAGAAAGATTATTGCATGGAAAAGGTAGTGCaatcttaataataaattatcagCAAGGCAACGAACAGCTTAATCATTCAAAACTCTTAAAAATATCTAGCCAACCAAGCAagaaaaaataacttatttgaGCAGTTAGATATGGTAAAGTTATATAGTAAAAAGAAACCAACCTACCCAGAAAGTGAAAAAGAACCTGTAAACTTAAAacattgaagaaaaagaaaaggaaactgATATTAAATTCAAGCCTTAGGAATTGTTAGTAAAGATAGATGGTAACATTATTAGCAGGCACAAGTACATTAATAAGTGGCAAAGCAGAAGTTAGAGAAATATATACCTATATTTATGTATTCATCATACAGgtagaaaacaaaaaacaaaaatataatttattcaaacataAGAAACATTCATACTTTTGGTGGCTCTAGTAATTGAGTTCTTAGCTTTGCAATCTTTGCCTTGAGCTGGCCAAGATGGTATTCTGTATACATTCagtccaaaaatagaaaaaacataAGTTAATAGATTCACTGTTTTCAATAGGATGAAGAATTAGCAAATACcaacaaataaaaaggaaaattcagTTCATAAGAGATAAAAATTTATACCTGTTGCCTTATTTTTCTGGGTTCGAGCCATCTCGGCTTCAATTTCTTTAATCCTCTCAATGATCCCCATTATTTTCCCCTTGATTTCAAGTACTAAAACAAGAGCACTGATATATagatttatataaaacaaaaattaagtgaaaaacaagctaaaatcatgcacacacacacacacacacacacaaaaaaaaaaaaaacccaatacATATTGAAAGAAAAACTGAACTTTGAATAGAACCCAATTATACGAGgtgatcaaagaagaaaaaaaaatattaacacaaAAATCCATGAAAGTGCCGTGTTTGGTAGACAAGAAAAAGGTGtaaaaaaagggagagaaattattccttttccttttcttctttttttcaatattcGATAAGAAACTGATTAGTTGAAGCATGTCATCGTAACATTATAactataagtaaaaataaatttaaattatgaaaaaggaaaagaaaattgattttgttGATCACCATATCGGACtgaaaagaaagtgaaatttagaaataattgagctaaaaaaaaaaacttgaagcaTATGG
This genomic stretch from Gossypium raimondii isolate GPD5lz chromosome 6, ASM2569854v1, whole genome shotgun sequence harbors:
- the LOC105773975 gene encoding developmentally-regulated G-protein 2 isoform X1, with protein sequence MGIIERIKEIEAEMARTQKNKATEYHLGQLKAKIAKLRTQLLEPPKGSSAGGDGFEVTKFGHGRVALIGFPSVGKSTLLTMLTGTHSEAASYEFTTLTCIPGIIHYNDTKIQLLDLPGIIEGASEGKGRGRQVIAVAKSSDLVLMVLDASKSEGHRQILTRELESVGLRLNKRPPQIYFKKKKTGGISFNSTLPLTHVDEKLCYQILHEYKIHNAEVLFREDATVDDLIDVIEGNRKYIKCVYVYNKIDVIGIDDVDKLARRPNSVVISCNLKLNLDRLLWKMWEEMGLVRVYTKPQGQQPDFSDPVVLSADRGGCTVEDFCNHIHRNLIKDVKYVLVWGTSARHYPQHCGLGHVLQDEDVVQIVKKKEKEEGGRGRFKSHSTAPARISDRQKKAPLKT
- the LOC105773975 gene encoding developmentally-regulated G-protein 2 isoform X2, whose product is MLTGTHSEAASYEFTTLTCIPGIIHYNDTKIQLLDLPGIIEGASEGKGRGRQVIAVAKSSDLVLMVLDASKSEGHRQILTRELESVGLRLNKRPPQIYFKKKKTGGISFNSTLPLTHVDEKLCYQILHEYKIHNAEVLFREDATVDDLIDVIEGNRKYIKCVYVYNKIDVIGIDDVDKLARRPNSVVISCNLKLNLDRLLWKMWEEMGLVRVYTKPQGQQPDFSDPVVLSADRGGCTVEDFCNHIHRNLIKDVKYVLVWGTSARHYPQHCGLGHVLQDEDVVQIVKKKEKEEGGRGRFKSHSTAPARISDRQKKAPLKT